The Chitinophaga sp. H8 genome contains a region encoding:
- a CDS encoding adenylate/guanylate cyclase domain-containing protein gives MNKATLQKLQQFKVIVIAWLIIGFFITVYDHLVLLTHHGARAASYSFGLSLGTNLGVALTGALIGGYFLVFYINVRYQDRPYGHTIAAVFISFILIILFIATIIGIIAGPVLTGAPLLPTMLQMAPRSLKNLLVWSLVVSTTQLLLQVNSKFGQRAFLDIIRGKYNTPKSEKRIFMFLDINSSTTIAEQLGDEAYHNLLKDFFADITTPILDNSGEIYQYVGDEVVIAWNYDNGKENTHCLKCFFDIKLYIQQKKEKYLSRYGLVPSFKAGIHCGQVIAGEVGIIKRDITYSGDVLNTTSRILSKCGELNEEVIASSDLLEELYAVTGYITKPLGVIKLRGKTQEVALNALTPA, from the coding sequence ATGAATAAGGCCACTTTGCAAAAGCTGCAGCAGTTTAAGGTAATTGTTATTGCATGGCTGATAATAGGCTTTTTCATCACTGTATACGATCACCTCGTGTTACTGACCCACCATGGCGCCAGAGCTGCCAGCTATTCTTTTGGCCTTTCATTGGGGACCAACCTGGGAGTGGCTTTAACAGGAGCATTAATAGGAGGTTATTTCCTGGTATTTTACATTAATGTAAGATACCAGGACAGACCTTATGGGCATACCATCGCAGCAGTATTTATATCTTTCATCCTGATTATTCTGTTCATTGCCACTATCATTGGCATTATTGCAGGCCCTGTACTCACCGGGGCCCCCTTGCTGCCTACCATGCTGCAGATGGCCCCCCGGAGTCTTAAAAATCTGCTGGTATGGTCGCTCGTTGTATCCACTACCCAGCTATTATTACAAGTAAACAGTAAATTCGGACAGCGGGCCTTTCTTGATATCATCAGAGGGAAGTATAACACGCCAAAATCAGAAAAAAGGATTTTTATGTTTCTCGATATCAACTCCTCTACTACCATTGCAGAACAATTGGGAGATGAAGCTTATCACAATCTTCTAAAAGATTTTTTTGCAGATATTACCACCCCTATTCTTGACAACAGCGGCGAAATCTATCAATATGTAGGTGATGAGGTAGTGATTGCCTGGAATTATGATAATGGAAAAGAAAACACACATTGTCTAAAATGCTTCTTTGATATAAAACTGTATATCCAGCAAAAAAAAGAAAAGTACCTCAGCCGTTATGGCCTGGTACCTTCCTTTAAAGCAGGTATTCATTGCGGGCAGGTGATTGCCGGTGAAGTCGGTATTATAAAAAGGGATATTACTTATTCCGGTGATGTGCTTAATACCACTTCCAGGATCCTGAGTAAATGCGGGGAATTAAATGAAGAAGTTATTGCCTCCTCAGACCTGCTGGAGGAGTTGTATGCTGTAACCGGTTATATTACCAAACCACTGGGTGTCATAAAACTCAGGGGTAAAACACAGGAAGTAGCGTTAAATGCATTAACCCCCGCATAA
- a CDS encoding TolC family protein, which yields MQVLNKYLQWVGGIVLLLGTLNGYAQVDTTFVKKDVTLREYLQQVSKQNLRYLAEQYNVNIAVAGIESASVFPDPELVIGAYDNQQASLHLGRGYNAGIGTTLELGGQHRARINLANSQAAFSKASLQEYFRNLQAEAALDYFNALQQYNAFLVQQNAYNTMKQLADADSVRYKLGAITEIDARQSRLEAGSLLNELLQGEANWKAALAQLSLGIGQQQTDTLLSPSTDFSHLQRNFQLSVLISEAQVKRADVVAAQAAKTMAEKSWQLAKANRSINLGVNAGIQYAGASTNETAPTPAYRSFNAGITLPLKFSNAYKGDIKAAKYTIRQSAIQYEQVLLQIALEVKQAYLNYQAVEKQVACYRGGLLQEAATVLAGKTYSYQRGETSLLEVLTAQRTYNEVQQHYYQTMFNYAAALIALEHSAGIWDIW from the coding sequence ATGCAAGTTTTAAATAAATATCTACAGTGGGTAGGAGGGATCGTACTGTTGTTGGGCACCTTAAATGGTTATGCACAGGTAGATACCACTTTTGTAAAAAAAGATGTTACCCTCCGGGAATATCTGCAACAGGTAAGTAAACAAAACCTCCGTTATCTTGCTGAGCAATACAATGTGAATATAGCAGTGGCAGGTATTGAGAGTGCCAGTGTTTTTCCTGACCCGGAGCTGGTGATAGGGGCATATGATAATCAGCAGGCAAGCCTGCATTTGGGAAGAGGGTACAATGCAGGTATCGGTACAACTTTAGAACTTGGAGGGCAACACCGGGCAAGGATCAACCTGGCCAATAGTCAGGCAGCATTTAGTAAAGCTTCCCTGCAGGAGTATTTCCGTAACCTCCAGGCAGAGGCAGCGCTGGATTACTTCAATGCGCTGCAGCAATATAATGCGTTCCTGGTGCAGCAAAACGCTTACAATACCATGAAACAGCTGGCAGATGCAGATTCCGTCCGGTACAAACTGGGGGCTATTACGGAAATAGATGCCAGACAGTCCCGACTGGAAGCTGGTAGCCTTCTCAATGAATTATTGCAGGGAGAGGCTAACTGGAAAGCAGCACTGGCACAGTTAAGTCTTGGCATTGGCCAGCAGCAGACAGACACTCTTTTATCGCCTTCAACTGATTTTAGTCATTTGCAGCGTAATTTTCAATTGTCAGTATTGATCAGCGAGGCACAAGTTAAGCGGGCGGATGTGGTAGCAGCTCAGGCAGCTAAAACGATGGCGGAAAAAAGCTGGCAGCTGGCAAAAGCCAATCGCAGTATTAACCTGGGGGTAAATGCCGGTATACAATATGCAGGAGCGTCTACTAACGAAACCGCTCCTACACCTGCTTACCGTAGTTTTAATGCTGGTATTACTTTACCATTGAAGTTTTCCAATGCTTATAAAGGTGATATCAAAGCGGCAAAATATACGATCAGGCAGTCTGCAATACAATATGAGCAGGTATTGTTACAAATAGCACTGGAAGTAAAGCAGGCTTATCTTAATTATCAGGCGGTAGAAAAGCAGGTGGCATGTTATCGCGGCGGGCTGCTGCAAGAGGCGGCAACAGTACTTGCCGGCAAAACCTATAGTTACCAGCGTGGTGAAACTTCACTGCTGGAAGTACTGACAGCCCAACGCACTTATAATGAGGTACAGCAGCATTATTATCAAACCATGTTTAATTATGCTGCGGCATTGATTGCGCTGGAACATAGCGCCGGAATCTGGGATATCTGGTAA
- a CDS encoding efflux RND transporter permease subunit — protein MKQIIFTAIHKRWLFVALFLLLSVFGYYSWQHLAIEAYPDIADVTSQVVTQVPGLAAEEVEQQITIPIERALNGMPGMHVMRSKSTFGLSVVTIVFEDGVEDYWARQRIHERLNEVALPYGAQPGLDPLTSPVGEIYRYIIESKNHDLRQLTELQNWTIIPRIKQVPGIADVTNFGGITTQYQIELDPHKLEQYGLSLTEVLTAINNNNNNAGGSILTRGDLSYVVRGIGLVKTLDDLGNIVVKSTYGVPVFLKDVGTLQYGQLERKGILGYTDRKVNYSEGVQGIVLLLKGQNPSIVLEGIHAAVEELNKHILPAGVTIRPYLDRTNLVDTTLNTVSHTLLEGMALVIIVLIVFLGNWRGALIVAVTIPVALLIAFILMHLTNIPANLLSLGAIDFGIIVDGAIVMMETILKKREDHPTEVLREASIADRALSVAKPILFATIIIIIAYLPLFSFERVEKKLFTPMAFTVGYALLGALAVALLLIPGLAYAVYRKPGKRHHNKWLEKLTNMYSSRIHKIMQRPRQVFWPLGIVMFGAVVLAVMVGKDFLPPLDEGSVWVQVQLPPGISLEKSKEMSDSLRQRTMKYPEVTYMMVQAGRNDDGTDPWTASHFECSIGLRPYKEWQKGRTKADLIADLAKEYATMPGYTVGFSQPMIDGVMDKIAGAHSELVVKIYGDDFKETRSIAEDVLGVLKGVKGAADLAIDQEPPLPQLQIAVDRDAVARYGLNVNDVSELIEVAIGGKAIAQVFNGNKVYDVNCRYNEDSRNTPEKIANLMLTSQTGAKIPLSQIAVVRTAAGESTITREMNKRHLTVKLNLRGRDLTAFLKEAQNSIDKHVKYDPHKYRITWGGQFENQHRAYAQLQVIVPMVLGMMFLLLYGAFGKFRQAALILAIVPLALFGGMLGLNLRGMTLNVSSAVGFIALFGVAIQNGVILITYMNDLRKKGYDLRKAVTEGAAHRFRPVLMTATVAALGLLPASLATGIGADVQRPLATVIVYGLLIATAITLFVLPALYYLLENKWGLQEEERESPGSEQGIML, from the coding sequence ATGAAACAAATAATTTTCACTGCCATACATAAACGCTGGCTGTTTGTAGCCTTGTTCCTACTGTTGTCAGTTTTTGGCTATTATTCCTGGCAGCACCTGGCTATAGAAGCCTATCCGGATATTGCAGATGTAACCTCCCAGGTAGTAACCCAGGTACCAGGATTAGCAGCAGAAGAAGTGGAACAACAGATCACTATTCCAATAGAAAGAGCTTTAAATGGTATGCCAGGTATGCATGTGATGAGAAGCAAAAGCACTTTCGGATTATCTGTTGTCACCATTGTCTTTGAGGATGGTGTTGAAGATTACTGGGCCAGGCAACGCATCCATGAACGGCTGAACGAGGTGGCATTACCTTATGGTGCACAGCCAGGCTTGGACCCGCTGACATCACCTGTGGGGGAGATATACCGTTATATTATTGAAAGTAAAAACCATGATCTGCGGCAGCTTACGGAGCTGCAAAACTGGACCATCATTCCCCGTATAAAACAGGTGCCTGGTATTGCAGATGTGACGAATTTTGGTGGGATCACTACCCAGTATCAGATTGAACTTGATCCGCATAAGCTGGAGCAATACGGGCTTTCATTAACAGAAGTCCTTACGGCGATCAATAATAATAACAATAATGCCGGAGGCAGCATCTTAACCAGAGGCGATCTGAGTTATGTGGTCAGAGGTATTGGCCTGGTTAAAACACTGGATGATCTCGGAAATATTGTCGTGAAGTCAACATATGGTGTACCGGTGTTTCTGAAAGATGTAGGAACACTGCAATATGGTCAGCTGGAACGTAAAGGTATTCTGGGGTATACTGACCGGAAAGTGAACTATAGCGAAGGGGTACAGGGAATCGTATTGTTATTGAAAGGACAAAACCCGTCTATTGTACTGGAAGGGATACATGCTGCTGTTGAAGAGCTGAACAAACATATCCTGCCGGCAGGAGTGACCATCCGGCCCTACCTGGACCGGACCAATCTTGTTGATACAACGCTTAATACCGTGTCGCATACTTTACTGGAAGGGATGGCGTTGGTGATTATCGTACTGATCGTGTTCCTGGGGAATTGGCGCGGTGCGCTGATCGTTGCCGTTACCATTCCGGTGGCTTTGCTGATCGCTTTTATCCTGATGCATCTGACAAATATTCCAGCCAACCTGCTTTCATTAGGGGCTATTGATTTCGGAATCATTGTGGATGGGGCCATCGTGATGATGGAGACTATTTTAAAGAAAAGGGAAGATCACCCCACTGAAGTATTGCGGGAAGCGTCCATTGCAGATAGGGCACTATCGGTAGCAAAGCCTATACTGTTTGCGACTATTATCATCATCATCGCGTATCTGCCGCTTTTCTCTTTCGAAAGAGTGGAGAAGAAATTGTTTACACCTATGGCCTTTACGGTGGGGTATGCGCTGCTAGGGGCATTGGCTGTAGCACTGCTGCTTATTCCGGGGCTTGCTTATGCAGTTTACCGGAAGCCGGGAAAACGCCATCACAACAAGTGGCTGGAAAAGCTGACCAACATGTACAGCAGCCGTATCCACAAAATCATGCAGCGGCCCCGACAGGTATTTTGGCCGCTTGGGATCGTGATGTTTGGTGCTGTAGTACTGGCTGTTATGGTAGGGAAAGATTTTCTGCCGCCCTTGGATGAAGGGTCTGTTTGGGTGCAGGTACAGCTCCCCCCGGGAATATCCCTGGAGAAGTCCAAAGAGATGAGTGATAGCTTACGGCAAAGAACGATGAAATATCCTGAGGTGACTTATATGATGGTACAGGCCGGCAGGAATGATGATGGTACTGATCCGTGGACGGCTTCCCACTTTGAGTGCAGCATAGGTCTGAGGCCTTATAAGGAATGGCAGAAAGGGAGAACAAAAGCAGACCTGATAGCCGACCTGGCAAAAGAATATGCGACCATGCCGGGCTATACCGTAGGATTTAGCCAGCCGATGATAGATGGGGTGATGGATAAGATAGCAGGTGCACACAGTGAGTTGGTGGTGAAGATCTATGGAGATGATTTTAAAGAAACCCGCAGCATTGCGGAAGATGTGCTGGGTGTCCTGAAGGGGGTTAAGGGGGCGGCAGATCTGGCCATTGACCAGGAGCCACCATTGCCACAGTTACAGATTGCGGTAGACCGTGATGCAGTAGCCCGTTATGGTTTAAATGTAAATGATGTGAGTGAGCTGATTGAAGTAGCCATTGGAGGAAAAGCAATTGCCCAGGTGTTTAATGGAAATAAAGTATATGATGTGAATTGCCGGTATAATGAAGACAGCCGTAATACCCCGGAAAAGATCGCTAACCTGATGCTGACTTCACAAACGGGAGCCAAAATTCCACTATCCCAGATTGCGGTTGTAAGAACAGCTGCTGGTGAAAGTACGATCACCAGGGAGATGAACAAACGCCATCTGACGGTAAAACTTAATCTGAGAGGACGCGATTTGACCGCCTTTCTGAAAGAAGCCCAGAATAGTATTGATAAGCACGTGAAGTATGATCCGCACAAATACAGGATTACCTGGGGCGGACAGTTTGAAAATCAGCACAGGGCCTATGCACAATTACAGGTAATTGTACCAATGGTGTTAGGAATGATGTTTCTTTTACTGTATGGTGCCTTTGGCAAATTCCGGCAGGCAGCCCTGATCCTGGCTATTGTGCCGCTGGCATTGTTTGGCGGAATGCTTGGGCTTAACCTGCGTGGGATGACGTTGAATGTATCTTCTGCGGTGGGCTTTATTGCGCTATTTGGGGTAGCGATTCAGAATGGCGTGATACTGATTACTTACATGAATGACTTGCGGAAGAAAGGGTATGATTTGCGCAAAGCGGTGACAGAAGGAGCAGCGCATCGCTTTAGGCCCGTGCTGATGACGGCAACGGTAGCAGCTTTGGGGCTATTGCCAGCTTCCCTGGCAACCGGTATTGGTGCAGATGTGCAAAGGCCATTAGCTACAGTAATTGTATATGGTTTACTCATCGCTACTGCCATTACCCTATTCGTACTGCCGGCACTGTATTATCTGCTGGAAAATAAATGGGGCCTACAGGAGGAGGAGAGGGAAAGCCCCGGAAGTGAGCAGGGGATTATGCTTTAA
- a CDS encoding efflux RND transporter periplasmic adaptor subunit — MIRNIATGVLCAGVYIIFTSCNSKQTEKSSINYVVQGDTINIPSGSNLENKLKLLTIQSVSYSLPILTAGIVKAIPTQYAEIAPPFKGRVTRSYLQLGMKTSIGTPLFEISSPDFMEAQKVFFQERTQSAQAYKNLRRQEDLVAHGVGTKKDLEEAQTAYEMAAKEYENALIGIRLFKAAPDKLSLGQPLVVRAPIAGEIIENKVVLGQFIRDDAASIATVAELSQIWIASQVKEKDIRFINKLDECSISVAALPEKQIKGKVYHVNEIVDETTRSIQVLVAVDNKDRTLKPGMYVNVSFIPAPSAAVLVPAKAIMQMSNTSFVFVALAPGRYIKRKVETTGSGTDKVVIQSGLNPGEQIIAEGGFYLLDAQ; from the coding sequence ATGATCAGGAACATCGCAACCGGAGTACTGTGCGCCGGGGTGTATATTATTTTCACCTCCTGTAATAGCAAACAGACAGAAAAAAGCAGCATCAATTATGTTGTACAGGGGGATACTATCAATATTCCTTCCGGCTCCAATCTGGAAAATAAGCTAAAACTGCTGACGATACAATCTGTTTCGTATAGCCTGCCAATACTTACGGCGGGTATAGTCAAAGCGATTCCAACACAATACGCGGAGATAGCACCACCCTTTAAAGGAAGAGTTACCCGTTCATATTTACAATTAGGGATGAAAACCAGCATTGGAACACCTTTGTTTGAAATCAGTTCCCCTGATTTTATGGAGGCGCAAAAGGTTTTCTTCCAGGAAAGGACACAGTCGGCACAGGCGTACAAAAACCTGCGTCGTCAGGAAGACCTGGTAGCGCATGGGGTAGGCACAAAAAAGGACCTGGAAGAAGCACAAACGGCATACGAGATGGCCGCTAAAGAATATGAAAATGCGCTGATAGGTATCCGCCTTTTCAAAGCAGCCCCGGATAAACTATCATTAGGTCAGCCGCTGGTGGTGCGTGCTCCTATTGCCGGTGAGATTATTGAGAACAAGGTGGTACTAGGGCAGTTTATCAGGGATGATGCTGCCAGTATTGCTACAGTAGCGGAGCTGTCTCAAATATGGATTGCCAGCCAGGTAAAAGAAAAGGATATCCGCTTTATAAATAAACTGGATGAATGTAGTATCAGCGTAGCGGCTTTACCTGAAAAGCAAATTAAAGGGAAAGTATATCATGTTAATGAGATAGTTGATGAAACAACCCGGAGTATACAGGTGCTGGTAGCTGTTGATAATAAAGACCGTACGCTGAAGCCCGGGATGTATGTAAATGTCAGCTTTATACCTGCCCCTTCAGCAGCGGTACTCGTACCTGCCAAGGCTATCATGCAGATGAGCAACACCAGCTTTGTGTTTGTAGCTCTTGCTCCGGGCAGGTACATCAAACGGAAAGTGGAAACAACAGGCTCCGGGACAGATAAAGTCGTAATCCAATCAGGCTTAAATCCAGGAGAGCAGATTATTGCAGAAGGTGGCTTTTATCTGCTGGATGCCCAATAA
- a CDS encoding sensor histidine kinase — MQIKTRLTLLFTMLMAALLLAFALTVYFTSAETREDEYFKRLKQQAATKANLLFDTRIAPNVLQLIYKNAPNALFQEEVAIYDSNFELLYHDDVAIDRVKETKKMIDSIIVRKEIQFYLGDVQVVGFLYEHNNKAYIITAAAKDEYGLTKLAGLRNTIVIAFLAAVIVIFLAGQFLAQKSLHPVSSMVSKVKKITATNLDLRLDEGNRKDEIAALAITFNEMLNRLEHSFDAQKSFVSNISHELRTPLTTMLAEQQLILEKERTNEAYRAAILHTITDTQKLIRLSNSLLDLAKANYDQASIAFKHIRLDELLMDARTDVLEHQPLYKVDIAFEQEIDNDNDISVNGNIYLLKVAFVNLMENGCKFSENHHCKVSIAFNREDIILRFSDNGVGINPEELPHIFTPFFRGGNRKFADGNGIGLPLTKKIVELHRGSITVHSKQGEGTVFVIHLPHT, encoded by the coding sequence ATGCAGATCAAAACAAGGCTTACCCTGCTTTTTACGATGCTGATGGCTGCACTGTTGCTGGCTTTTGCCTTAACCGTCTATTTTACTTCCGCTGAAACCCGGGAGGATGAGTATTTTAAAAGATTAAAACAACAAGCTGCAACAAAAGCCAATTTATTGTTTGATACCAGAATAGCCCCTAATGTGTTACAGCTGATCTACAAGAATGCTCCCAATGCGTTGTTTCAGGAAGAAGTGGCTATTTATGATAGTAACTTTGAATTGTTGTATCATGATGATGTAGCCATTGACCGGGTGAAAGAAACAAAGAAAATGATCGATAGCATCATTGTCCGTAAAGAAATTCAGTTTTATCTGGGAGATGTGCAGGTAGTAGGGTTTCTGTATGAGCATAATAATAAAGCATACATCATTACTGCTGCTGCAAAAGATGAATATGGACTGACTAAGCTTGCTGGCCTTCGCAATACCATTGTCATCGCCTTCCTGGCGGCAGTGATAGTTATATTTCTGGCAGGGCAGTTTCTGGCCCAAAAATCATTACACCCCGTTTCCTCTATGGTCAGTAAAGTAAAAAAGATTACAGCTACCAACCTGGATCTCCGTCTGGACGAAGGTAATCGTAAAGATGAAATTGCCGCGCTGGCCATTACATTTAATGAAATGCTCAACAGGCTGGAACATTCCTTTGATGCCCAAAAAAGTTTTGTATCCAATATTTCCCATGAGCTACGTACACCACTAACTACTATGCTGGCAGAACAGCAACTGATCCTCGAAAAAGAAAGAACGAATGAGGCATACAGAGCAGCTATCCTGCATACTATTACAGATACACAAAAACTAATACGGTTATCAAACAGTCTGCTTGACCTGGCCAAAGCTAATTACGATCAGGCGTCTATTGCTTTCAAGCACATCCGGCTGGATGAACTGCTGATGGATGCCAGAACAGATGTACTGGAACATCAGCCGTTGTATAAAGTAGATATAGCCTTTGAGCAGGAAATAGATAACGATAACGATATTTCCGTGAATGGTAATATATACCTGCTGAAAGTAGCCTTTGTGAATCTGATGGAGAATGGCTGTAAGTTTTCGGAAAACCATCATTGTAAAGTATCCATTGCTTTTAATAGGGAAGACATCATCCTGCGCTTTTCTGATAATGGCGTTGGGATAAATCCGGAAGAGCTGCCTCATATTTTCACCCCTTTCTTCCGGGGGGGTAACAGGAAGTTTGCTGATGGCAATGGAATAGGGTTACCGCTTACCAAAAAGATCGTAGAATTACATCGAGGGAGTATTACCGTTCACTCAAAACAAGGTGAGGGCACGGTATTTGTTATTCACCTGCCTCATACCTGA
- a CDS encoding response regulator transcription factor — translation MDILIIEDEERIATLVKQGLEEHGYQATIAYDGISGKKLALQQDFDLIITDIILPKMDGLELCKEIRVRKPGIPILMLTALGTTDDKVEGFDAGADDYLVKPFEFRELHARIRALLKRNNGNVGQQGLLLKYADITFNLHTMIVTRHDREISLTPKELKLLRYMMEHPERVLSRSEIAENVWETTFDTGTNFIDVYINYLRKKIDKDFDVKLIHTKPGLGFIFKQG, via the coding sequence ATGGATATTCTGATTATAGAAGACGAAGAAAGAATAGCCACCCTTGTTAAACAGGGATTGGAGGAACACGGGTATCAGGCAACGATAGCCTATGACGGTATCTCCGGCAAAAAACTGGCATTGCAACAGGATTTTGATCTCATTATCACGGATATTATCCTGCCTAAGATGGATGGGCTGGAGCTTTGTAAGGAAATCCGTGTCCGTAAACCCGGTATTCCTATCCTGATGCTCACCGCATTAGGTACAACAGATGATAAAGTAGAGGGTTTTGACGCAGGGGCAGATGATTATCTCGTAAAACCTTTTGAATTCAGGGAACTGCATGCACGTATCCGGGCACTCCTGAAACGCAATAACGGGAATGTGGGGCAACAGGGCCTCCTGCTGAAATATGCAGACATAACGTTCAACCTGCATACGATGATCGTAACACGTCATGACAGGGAAATTTCACTGACCCCTAAAGAGTTGAAATTACTACGGTATATGATGGAACATCCTGAAAGGGTTTTGTCCAGATCTGAAATAGCAGAAAATGTTTGGGAAACTACTTTTGATACAGGAACGAATTTTATTGACGTTTACATCAATTACCTCCGCAAGAAAATAGACAAGGATTTTGATGTGAAGCTTATTCATACCAAGCCTGGTTTGGGATTCATCTTTAAACAGGGTTAG
- a CDS encoding DoxX family protein, producing the protein MKKNKIIYWIATIFIFLFEGVMPAFTFNTELARQGISHLGYPTYFGNTLVVFKVLGALILVIPAIKGRLKELAYAGFIFDFLFASISHFAVDGFGFDGIFPFIILAILLVSYVYYHKLNKGVAYGN; encoded by the coding sequence ATGAAAAAGAATAAAATCATTTATTGGATTGCGACTATTTTTATCTTCTTGTTTGAAGGGGTAATGCCTGCATTTACCTTTAATACGGAGTTGGCAAGGCAAGGCATCAGCCATTTGGGGTATCCTACCTACTTTGGCAACACCCTGGTAGTTTTTAAAGTGTTGGGAGCACTGATATTGGTGATACCAGCTATAAAGGGCCGGTTGAAGGAATTGGCCTATGCCGGTTTTATATTTGATTTTCTGTTTGCCAGTATCAGTCATTTCGCTGTGGATGGGTTTGGATTTGATGGCATTTTTCCATTCATCATACTTGCGATCTTACTCGTGTCTTACGTGTATTATCATAAATTAAATAAAGGTGTAGCCTACGGAAACTAA